From a single Arachis hypogaea cultivar Tifrunner chromosome 3, arahy.Tifrunner.gnm2.J5K5, whole genome shotgun sequence genomic region:
- the LOC112734361 gene encoding homeobox-leucine zipper protein ATHB-6 isoform X2 has protein sequence MKRLSSSDDSLGALMTICPSSTTEHSPRNKQQVYGREFQSMLDGLDEDGCIEESGHHGEKKRRLSVEQVKALEKNFEVENKLEPDRKVKLAQELGLQPRQVAVWFQNRRARWKTKQLERDYGVLKANYEALKLNFEKLQQDNQALHKEIKGLKSRMQDERTESDASVKKEQVEMITTLQDSEENPCDLETAAAIAGSDSNKDLSYDCFNNNSKGDGEGGDGVGGAASISLFPCGDLKDGSSDSDSSAILNEENNNSSCSPMNNAAISSCGGGVLQSSNLLMSQHDESPSSMSCFQFQKAYQATQYVKMEEHNFFSADETCNFFSDEQAPTLQWYCSEEWS, from the exons ATGAAGAGACTTAGCAGCTCCGATGATTCTTTGGGCGCTCTCATGACAATTTGTCCATCATCAACAACag AACACAGTCCAAGGAACAAACAGCAGGTGTACGGAAGGGAGTTCCAATCGATGTTGGACGGACTGGACGAAGACGGTTGCATCGAAGAATCGGGGCACCACGGCGAGAAGAAACGGCGCTTAAGCGTGGAACAAGTGAAGGCTTTGGAGAAGAACTTCGAAGTTGAGAACAAGCTGGAACCGGACAGAAAGGTGAAGCTGGCACAAGAACTGGGGTTGCAGCCAAGACAAGTTGCCGTTTGGTTCCAAAACCGCAGAGCCAGGTGGAAAACCAAGCAGTTAGAAAGAGACTACGGCGTTCTCAAAGCCAATTACGAAGCTCTTAAACTCAACTTCGAAAAACTCCAACAAGACAACCAAGCCTTGCATAAAGAG ATTAAGGGATTGAAATCAAGGATGCAAGACGAACGCACCGAAAGCGATGCTTCGGTGAAGAAGGAACAAGTGGAGATGATAACAACGCTGCAAGACTCGGAGGAGAACCCTTGCGATCTTGAAACCGCTGCCGCCATTGCTGGATCGGACTCCAACAAGGACCTGAGCTACGATTGCTTCAACAACAACAGCAAGGGCGACGGTGAGGGCGGTGATGGTGTGGGAGGAGCAGCATCGATATCGCTGTTCCCTTGTGGGGACTTGAAAGACGGTTCTTCAGATAGCGATTCAAGCGCGATCTTGAACGAAGAGAATAACAACAGCAGCTGTAGCCCCATGAACAACGCGGCGATATCTTCGTGTGGTGGTGGGGTTCTGCAAAGTTCGAACCTTTTGATGTCTCAGCATGACGAGTCGCCATCATCCATGAGCTGCTTTCAGTTCCAGAAGGCGTACCAGGCCACACAGTACGTGAAGATGGAGGAGCACAACTTCTTCAGTGCAGATGAGACGTGCAATTTCTTCTCCGATGAACAAGCACCAACCCTTCAGTGGTACTGTTCGGAAGAGTGGAGTTGA
- the LOC112734361 gene encoding homeobox-leucine zipper protein ATHB-6 isoform X1 has product MKRLSSSDDSLGALMTICPSSTTEEHSPRNKQQVYGREFQSMLDGLDEDGCIEESGHHGEKKRRLSVEQVKALEKNFEVENKLEPDRKVKLAQELGLQPRQVAVWFQNRRARWKTKQLERDYGVLKANYEALKLNFEKLQQDNQALHKEIKGLKSRMQDERTESDASVKKEQVEMITTLQDSEENPCDLETAAAIAGSDSNKDLSYDCFNNNSKGDGEGGDGVGGAASISLFPCGDLKDGSSDSDSSAILNEENNNSSCSPMNNAAISSCGGGVLQSSNLLMSQHDESPSSMSCFQFQKAYQATQYVKMEEHNFFSADETCNFFSDEQAPTLQWYCSEEWS; this is encoded by the exons ATGAAGAGACTTAGCAGCTCCGATGATTCTTTGGGCGCTCTCATGACAATTTGTCCATCATCAACAACag AAGAACACAGTCCAAGGAACAAACAGCAGGTGTACGGAAGGGAGTTCCAATCGATGTTGGACGGACTGGACGAAGACGGTTGCATCGAAGAATCGGGGCACCACGGCGAGAAGAAACGGCGCTTAAGCGTGGAACAAGTGAAGGCTTTGGAGAAGAACTTCGAAGTTGAGAACAAGCTGGAACCGGACAGAAAGGTGAAGCTGGCACAAGAACTGGGGTTGCAGCCAAGACAAGTTGCCGTTTGGTTCCAAAACCGCAGAGCCAGGTGGAAAACCAAGCAGTTAGAAAGAGACTACGGCGTTCTCAAAGCCAATTACGAAGCTCTTAAACTCAACTTCGAAAAACTCCAACAAGACAACCAAGCCTTGCATAAAGAG ATTAAGGGATTGAAATCAAGGATGCAAGACGAACGCACCGAAAGCGATGCTTCGGTGAAGAAGGAACAAGTGGAGATGATAACAACGCTGCAAGACTCGGAGGAGAACCCTTGCGATCTTGAAACCGCTGCCGCCATTGCTGGATCGGACTCCAACAAGGACCTGAGCTACGATTGCTTCAACAACAACAGCAAGGGCGACGGTGAGGGCGGTGATGGTGTGGGAGGAGCAGCATCGATATCGCTGTTCCCTTGTGGGGACTTGAAAGACGGTTCTTCAGATAGCGATTCAAGCGCGATCTTGAACGAAGAGAATAACAACAGCAGCTGTAGCCCCATGAACAACGCGGCGATATCTTCGTGTGGTGGTGGGGTTCTGCAAAGTTCGAACCTTTTGATGTCTCAGCATGACGAGTCGCCATCATCCATGAGCTGCTTTCAGTTCCAGAAGGCGTACCAGGCCACACAGTACGTGAAGATGGAGGAGCACAACTTCTTCAGTGCAGATGAGACGTGCAATTTCTTCTCCGATGAACAAGCACCAACCCTTCAGTGGTACTGTTCGGAAGAGTGGAGTTGA